From Brassica oleracea var. oleracea cultivar TO1000 chromosome C3, BOL, whole genome shotgun sequence, a single genomic window includes:
- the LOC106335348 gene encoding beta carbonic anhydrase 5, chloroplastic-like isoform X1: MPTIPECWSTVKYMEISVFVGEDEIYMLLDPTAISPLYTSTGFTQLHFSTMAIVSSIMSTSVDLSSSGVCVFPNTSKIFGNNANQLPTYLRLSTSSRRHAKLRLAASISKVSLKLPREEKHQDHVASPEKGHDVFEEIKHRFMTFKKDKYMDNLERFQSLAKSQSPKFMVIACADSRVCPSEILGFQPGEAFTVRNIANIVPTYESGPSETKAALEFAVNSLQVENILVVGHSRCGGIRALMTMDDDETEEDIDSRSFIKNWVLIGKPAKSISKSAASELSFDQQCQHCEKESVNCSLRNLLSYPWIEERVKKGILTIHGGYYDFTECTFEKWTVDYKERSCGERKLAVKDRSIWN, from the exons ATGCCAACAATACCAG AGTGTTGGTCAACGGTCAAGTACATGGAGATCTCCGTCTTTGTTGGAGAAGATGAGATCTATATGTTGTTGGATCCGACAG CTATATCTCCCTTATACACCTCAACTGGTTTTACTCAGCTGCATTTCTCAACAATGGCAATCGTTTCCTCAATCATGTCCACTTCAGTGGATCTTTCTTCCTCAGGAGTCTGCGTTTTTCCCAATACATCGAAG ATCTTTGGTAACAATGCAAATCAGTTGCCGACCTATCTTAGACTTTCTACCTCGTCAAG AAGACATGCCAAGTTGAGACTAGCGGCTTCGATTTCAAAGGTGTCACTTAAGCTTCCGCGCGAAGAAAAACACCAGGATCATGTGGCTTCACCAGAGAAAGGGCACGACGTCTTTGAAGAAATCAAGCATCGGTTCATGACCTTTAAGAAAGACAAATACAT GGATAATTTGGAGAGGTTTCAGAGTCTAGCCAAGAGCCAATCCCCAAAG TTTATGGTGATAGCTTGTGCAGATTCAAGGGTTTGCCCTTCGGAAATATTGGGGTTCCAACCAGGAGAAGCATTTACCGTTCGTAACATTGCAAATATTGTACCCACTTACGAG AGTGGTCCATCCGAAACGAAGGCCGCACTGGAATTTGCTGTAAATTCTCTCCAA GTGGAGAACATTCTTGTGGTCGGGCATAGTCGATGTGGAGGCATCCGTGCATTAATGACCATGGATGATGATGAAACAGAAGAAGACATAGACTCAAG GAGCTTCATCAAAAACTGGGTCCTCATTGGGAAACCCGCAAAATCAATCTCAAAATCAGCTGCTTCAGAACTCAGCTTTGACCAACAGTGTCAGCATTGTGAAAAG GAATCAGTGAACTGTTCGCTGCGGAATCTATTGTCGTATCCATGGATAGAAGAGAGAGTGAAGAAGGGGATTTTAACAATCCATGGTGGTTACTATGACTTTACTGAGTGCACGTTCGAGAAATGGACGGTGGATTATAAGGAAAGGAGCTGTGGAGAGAGGAAACTCGCGGTTAAGGATCGGTCCATCTGGAATTGA
- the LOC106335347 gene encoding uncharacterized protein LOC106335347, with the protein MVGGGDDGRGGAAGSRGGNKAEADRLLVTSEKLLSSSDFQGAKASAIRACKSDPTLAEAADSILTICDVLIASEIRLGNSKLPDWYAALRLGRLAQNPEHVATQYRRLALLLNPSVNRFPLADQAFKVVSDAWHVLSDPSRKSLYDQEVQLSQLVQPQQKQRFIWKPSQSTTKVVAVSQHPPSVAPPATSTVGYPQRRSDPTATSFWTACPYCFVLFEYPKAYEECVLRCQDCRRAFQAVTIQKPPVEGKGEDVYFCSWSVFPLGFSGEFKAPSWSPISPLIACPLQMVDDERTTKKRKEPAPPRFFYDDDDIYVAISEDDHEENEPSDDCQDELQAKNAGKGKEKLVRSNKKRGADKAGKGIQHVESIGGASNHAASIASYVTPVGSASMSKPMSSKKRTGTGAKNLGRLDLNVEFSNEVEEPAVAGGRNEGNGLGSNREVDNMEGIGFFEDLDEFLSSLPIFSVDGDDKIKAT; encoded by the coding sequence ATGGTAGGCGGCGGAGATGACGGACGCGGCGGAGCTGCTGGTAGTCGTGGTGGTAACAAAGCGGAGGCGGATCGGTTGCTCGTAACATCGGAGAAGCTTCTATCGTCTAGTGACTTCCAAGGAGCCAAGGCATCAGCGATCCGCGCATGCAAATCCGACCCGACCCTAGCGGAAGCGGCGGACTCCATCCTCACAATCTGCGACGTTCTCATAGCCAGCGAGATTCGTTTAGGCAACTCAAAATTACCTGACTGGTACGCCGCGCTGCGACTCGGTCGGTTAGCTCAGAACCCCGAACACGTCGCGACTCAGTACCGTAGGCTCGCTCTTCTCCTCAATCCGTCGGTTAATCGCTTTCCGTTAGCCGATCAGGCGTTTAAGGTCGTCTCCGATGCTTGGCACGTGCTCTCCGATCCCTCGAGGAAGTCGCTGTACGACCAAGAGGTTCAACTGAGTCAACTCGTCCAACCGCAGCAGAAGCAACGTTTCATATGGAAACCTAGCCAAAGCACCACCAAAGTAGTAGCAGTATCACAACATCCGCCTTCTGTTGCTCCGCCAGCTACATCCACCGTTGGATATCCGCAGCGGAGGAGCGATCCTACGGCGACGAGCTTCTGGACTGCTTGTCCGTACTGTTTTGTGCTCTTTGAGTACCCTAAGGCTTACGAGGAATGCGTCTTGAGGTGCCAAGATTGTAGAAGAGCGTTTCAAGCTGTGACGATACAGAAACCTCCTGTGGAAGGGAAAGGTGAAGATGTTTACTTCTGCTCGTGGAGCGTATTCCCGCTGGGGTTTTCTGGAGAGTTTAAAGCTCCGAGCTGGTCACCTATTTCACCTCTTATTGCATGCCCTCTGCAAATGGTGGATGATGAACGGACCACCAAGAAGAGAAAGGAACCGGCTCCTCCAAGATTTTTCTATGACGACGATGACATATATGTTGCGATTTCAGAAGATGATCATGAGGAAAATGAGCCTAGTGATGATTGTCAAGATGAGTTACAAGCGAAGAATGCTGGGAAAGGGAAAGAAAAACTTGTGAGAAGTAATAAGAAACGTGGAGCAGATAAGGCTGGGAAGGGAATCCAACATGTAGAAAGTATCGGTGGTGCTAGCAATCATGCGGCTTCAATTGCTTCGTATGTTACTCCTGTTGGCTCCGCGTCTATGTCTAAACCAATGAGTAGTAAAAAAAGAACTGGAACTGGAGCGAAGAACCTAGGAAGGTTGGATTTGAATGTGGAGTTCAGTAATGAAGTGGAAGAACCTGCTGTGGCAGGCGGGAGAAATGAAGGCAATGGGCTCGGAAGTAATAGGGAGGTGGATAATATGGAAGGGATTGGGTTCTTTGAGGACCTTGATGAATTCTTGAGTAGTTTGCCGATATTTTCTGTCGATGGGGATGATAAGATCAAGGCTACTTAG
- the LOC106335428 gene encoding beta-ureidopropionase, with the protein MDKSISANGETTADGSIRGYDSLHQLLSSNLKPELYQEVSRLLLGSNCGRSLEQIVLPDSAKALSSKHDFDLQAVSFSADKEQMRKPRVVRVGLVQNSIALPTTAPFSDQKRGIFEKLKPIIHAAGVAGVNILCLQEAWTMPFAFCTREKKWCEFAEPIDGESTKFLQELAKKYNMVIVSPILERDMDHGEVLWNTAVIIGNNGKIIGKHRKNHIPRVGDFNESTYYMEGDTGHPVFETVFGKIAVNICYGRHHPLNWLAFGLNGAEIVFNPSATVGELSEPMWPIEARNAAIANSYFVGSINRVGTEVFPNAFTSGDGKPQHNDFGHFYGSSYFSAPDASCTPSLSRCRDGLMISDMDLNLCRQYKDKWGFRMTARYEVYADLLDKYIKPEFKPQVVSDPMLHKNSS; encoded by the exons ATGGATAAGAGCATCTCTGCAAACGGAGAAACAACTGCCGACGGATCCATCCGTGGATATGATTCGCTGCATCAACTCTTATCCTCGAATCTGAAGCCTGAGCTCTATCAG GAGGTGAGCCGATTGCTACTTGGAAGTAACTGTGGCAGATCGCTTGAACAGATTGTTCTGCCAGATTCTGCAAAAGCCCTCTCTTCAAAACATGATTTTGATCTCCAG GCGGTTAGCTTTTCAGCTGATAAAGAGCAAATGAGAAAGCCTCGAGTGGTCAGAGTTGGTCTCGTCCAAAACTCCATTGCTCTTCCAACCACTGCTCCCTTCTCCGACCAGAAAAGAGGAATCTTCGAGAAGCTGAAGCCGATCATCCACGCTGCAGGTGTTGCTGGTGTTAACATACTCTGCTTACAG GAAGCTTGGACTATGCCGTTTGCGTTCTGTACAAGGGAGAAGAAATGGTGTGAGTTTGCAGAACCTATCGATGGGGAGTCAACAAAGTTTCTTCAAGAGCTAGCCAAAAAGTATAACATGGTGATTGTTAGTCCTATTCTCGAAAGAGATATGGATCACGGTGAAGTGCTTTGGAACACCGCTGTGATTATAGGGAATAACGGGAAGATCATTGGCAAGCATCGGAAG AACCACATACCGAGGGTAGGAGATTTCAACGAGAGCACGTATTACATGGAAGGAGACACTGGCCATCCTGTGTTTGAGACGGTGTTTGGGAAAATTGCTGTCAATATATGTTACGGAAGACACCATCCTCTAAACTGGTTAGCTTTTGGTCTAAACGGTGCTGAGATTGTCTTCAACCCTTCAGCAACTGTTGGTGAACTCAGTGAACCAATGTGGCCTATTGAG GCAAGAAACGCTGCGATAGCAAACAGTTACTTTGTGGGGTCCATTAACAGAGTTGGAACCGAGGTGTTCCCAAATGCTTTCACCTCAGGGGATGGGAAACCGCAGCACAATGACTTTGGTCATTTCTATGGATCAAGCTATTTCTCTGCACCGGATGCTTCTTGCACGCCGTCTTTGTCGCGTTGCAGAGACGGGTTAATGATCTCGGACATGGATCTCAATCTCTGCAGGCAGTACAAAGACAAGTGGGGCTTTAGAATGACTGCAAGATACGAAGTCTATGCGGATCTTTTGGATAAGTACATAAAGCCAGAGTTCAAGCCTCAAGTTGTCTCTGACCCAATGCTCCACAAGAATTCTTCATAA
- the LOC106335348 gene encoding beta carbonic anhydrase 5, chloroplastic-like isoform X2 has product MHRLIVVGKSKPCQQYQSVGQRSSTWRSPSLLEKMRSICCWIRQLHFSTMAIVSSIMSTSVDLSSSGVCVFPNTSKIFGNNANQLPTYLRLSTSSRRHAKLRLAASISKVSLKLPREEKHQDHVASPEKGHDVFEEIKHRFMTFKKDKYMDNLERFQSLAKSQSPKFMVIACADSRVCPSEILGFQPGEAFTVRNIANIVPTYESGPSETKAALEFAVNSLQVENILVVGHSRCGGIRALMTMDDDETEEDIDSRSFIKNWVLIGKPAKSISKSAASELSFDQQCQHCEKESVNCSLRNLLSYPWIEERVKKGILTIHGGYYDFTECTFEKWTVDYKERSCGERKLAVKDRSIWN; this is encoded by the exons ATGC ACAGGTTGATAGTCGTCGGAAAATCAAAGCCATGCCAACAATACCAG AGTGTTGGTCAACGGTCAAGTACATGGAGATCTCCGTCTTTGTTGGAGAAGATGAGATCTATATGTTGTTGGATCCGACAG CTGCATTTCTCAACAATGGCAATCGTTTCCTCAATCATGTCCACTTCAGTGGATCTTTCTTCCTCAGGAGTCTGCGTTTTTCCCAATACATCGAAG ATCTTTGGTAACAATGCAAATCAGTTGCCGACCTATCTTAGACTTTCTACCTCGTCAAG AAGACATGCCAAGTTGAGACTAGCGGCTTCGATTTCAAAGGTGTCACTTAAGCTTCCGCGCGAAGAAAAACACCAGGATCATGTGGCTTCACCAGAGAAAGGGCACGACGTCTTTGAAGAAATCAAGCATCGGTTCATGACCTTTAAGAAAGACAAATACAT GGATAATTTGGAGAGGTTTCAGAGTCTAGCCAAGAGCCAATCCCCAAAG TTTATGGTGATAGCTTGTGCAGATTCAAGGGTTTGCCCTTCGGAAATATTGGGGTTCCAACCAGGAGAAGCATTTACCGTTCGTAACATTGCAAATATTGTACCCACTTACGAG AGTGGTCCATCCGAAACGAAGGCCGCACTGGAATTTGCTGTAAATTCTCTCCAA GTGGAGAACATTCTTGTGGTCGGGCATAGTCGATGTGGAGGCATCCGTGCATTAATGACCATGGATGATGATGAAACAGAAGAAGACATAGACTCAAG GAGCTTCATCAAAAACTGGGTCCTCATTGGGAAACCCGCAAAATCAATCTCAAAATCAGCTGCTTCAGAACTCAGCTTTGACCAACAGTGTCAGCATTGTGAAAAG GAATCAGTGAACTGTTCGCTGCGGAATCTATTGTCGTATCCATGGATAGAAGAGAGAGTGAAGAAGGGGATTTTAACAATCCATGGTGGTTACTATGACTTTACTGAGTGCACGTTCGAGAAATGGACGGTGGATTATAAGGAAAGGAGCTGTGGAGAGAGGAAACTCGCGGTTAAGGATCGGTCCATCTGGAATTGA
- the LOC106335274 gene encoding transcription factor SAC51 → MPLDTRQRDLPPQPCFEDIAAPSLPELGKLYAAELRAPYLQPPPPLQSLLWSHDKRFSLSDMRSWCAAAAATTPHGALESSQKGLMIFDQSGNQTRLLRCSFPLRFPSLAAAEPVKLNLSELQHGLEKGFREDHVTLKEFDEKNCVNGKVSEMHEDTEEINALLYSDDDYNDDCESDDDDEVMSTGHSPYQVCNKRALEDIDSPCKRQKLLDKVENISVSSSSSLVGSKSSTKLPESNISTKEDTGSGLSNEQSRKDEIRTALKILESIVPGAKGNEALLLLDEAIDYLKLLKRDLISTEIKNHC, encoded by the coding sequence ATGCCTCTTGATACCAGGCAACGTGATTTGCCTCCTCAACCTTGCTTTGAGGATATAGCTGCTCCGTCTCTCCCTGAGCTTGGGAAACTATATGCAGCTGAGCTTCGTGCTCCCTATTTGCAGCCGCCGCCGCCACTCCAGTCTCTTCTGTGGAGTCATGATAAACGGTTCTCTCTGTCTGACATGAGGTCTTGGTGTGCTGCTGCTGCTGCTACTACTCCACATGGAGCATTAGAGTCTTCTCAGAAAGGACTTATGATATTCGATCAGTCAGGAAACCAGACTCGTCTACTACGATGTTCATTTCCCCTACGGTTTCCATCTCTTGCGGCTGCAGAGCCAGTGAAACTCAATCTCTCTGAGTTACAGCACGGTCTGGAGAAAGGTTTCAGGGAAGATCATGTTACTTTGAAGGAGTTTGACGAGAAGAACTGTGTAAATGGAAAAGTGTCGGAGATGCATGAAGACACTGAGGAGATCAATGCATTGCTCTATTCAGATGATGATTATAACGATGATTGCGAGAGTGATGATGATGATGAAGTAATGAGCACTGGTCACTCTCCTTATCAAGTTTGCAACAAAAGGGCATTGGAAGATATAGATAGTCCTTGTAAAAGGCAGAAACTACTGGATAAGGTAGAAAACATCAGTGTCTCATCATCATCATCACTTGTGGGCAGTAAAAGCTCAACAAAGCTCCCTGAATCAAACATCTCGACCAAAGAAGACACTGGTTCTGGTCTGAGCAACGAGCAGTCGAGAAAAGACGAGATCCGCACAGCTCTGAAAATACTCGAGAGCATAGTTCCTGGTGCAAAAGGAAACGAAGCTCTCTTACTTCTAGACGAAGCTATTGATTACCTAAAGCTGCTGAAACGTGACTTAATCTCCACAGAGATTAAGAACCATTGCTAG
- the LOC106335427 gene encoding fructose-1,6-bisphosphatase, cytosolic — MLWLWNTSSREAYPDERLERSANALNSEKIMQSLTTTLYPTSVSPPSLDLYPLRQTVSSVLSPPTAGYNRRGMASRGESASFKPLAARQTSISGDGDGYCTLVDFAGYGGGGANVGDDLVVLLYHLQHACKRIASLVASPFNSSLGKLSVNSSTGSDRDAPKPLDIVSNDIILSSLRNSGKVAVMASEEDDTPTWIKDDGPYVVVVDPLDGSRNIDASIPTGTIFGIYNRLVELDHLPVEEKAELNSLQRGNRLVASGYVLYSSATILCVTLGSGTHAFTLDHSTGEFVLTHQNIKIPPRGQIYSVNDARYFDWPEGLRKYIDTVRQGKGQNPKKYSARYICSLVADLHRTLLYGGVAMNPRDHLRLVYEGNPLAYLVEQSGGKASDGKREILSIQPVKLHQRLPLFLGSVEDVTELESYGDVQQTVNPGYEV, encoded by the exons ATGCTGTGGTTATGGAATACGTCATCGCGTGAAGCGTATCCAGATGAGAGACTCGAGAGATCTGCGAATGCTCTGAACTCAGAAAAAATAATGCAATCTCTCACTACAACTCTGTACCCAACTTCAGTTTCCCCGCCAAGTCTCGATCTTTACCCGCTAAGACAAACCGTATCTTCTGTTCTCTCTCCTCCAACCGCCGGATATAACCGTCGCGGCATGGCGTCTCGCGGTGAGTCTGCTTCGTTTAAGCCCCTCGCCGCCCGTCAGACTTCGATCAGTGGTGATGGTGATGGATACTGTACTCTCGTAGACTTTGCAG GTTATGGAGGAGGAGGTGCAAATGTAGGAGATGATCTTGTGGTGTTGCTTTACCACTTGCAACATGCCTGTAAAAGAATCGCTTCTCTTGTCGCTTCTCCTTTCAACTCTTCACTTGGAAAGCTCTCTGTCAACTCCTCTACTGGCTCTGACCGAGACGCGCCTAAGCCGCTTGATATTGTCTCG AACGATATCATCTTGTCATCTCTCAGAAACTCAGGGAAAGTAGCAGTAATGGCTTCAGAAGAAGACGATACTCCCACTTGGATAAAAGATGATGGTCCTTACGTTGTGGTTGTAGATCCTTTAGATGGTTCACGTAACATCGATGCTTCGATACCCACTGGAACTATATTTGGGATTTACAATCGACTCGTTGAGCTTGATCATTTACCTGTTGAAGAGAAAGCTGAGCTCAACTCTCTGCAGAGAGGAAACAGGCTTGTAGCTTCCGGTTACGTGCTGTACTCTTCAGCCACGATACTCTGCGTTACTCTTGGCTCTGGAACACATGCCTTCACGCTTGATCATTCCACGGGCGAGTTCGTTCTTACACATCAAAACATTAAGATCCCTCCTCGAG GACAAATCTACTCGGTGAATGATGCGAGGTACTTCGACTGGCCAGAAGGTTTGAGGAAGTACATTGATACGGTACGACAAGGGAAAGGCCAGAACCCGAAGAAGTATTCGGCACGTTACATTTGTTCTCTGGTGGCTGATCTTCACAGGACACTGTTATACGGAGGAGTGGCTATGAATCCAAGAGACCATCTCCGTTTAGTCTACGAAGGAAACCCTTTGGCTTATCTAGTGGAACAATCTGGTGGCAAAGCCTCGGACGGAAAGAGAGAGATACTTTCGATACAGCCAGTGAAGCTTCACCAGAGGTTGCCTCTGTTTCTTGGGAGCGTAGAGGATGTGACTGAGCTTGAGAGCTATGGAGATGTGCAGCAGACTGTGAACCCTGGCTATGAAGTTTGA
- the LOC106331392 gene encoding peptidyl-prolyl cis-trans isomerase FKBP12-like, giving the protein MGVEKQVIRPGTGAKPAPGQTVTVHCTGFGKGGDLSQQFWSTKDAGQKPFSFQIGKGAVIKGWDEGVMGMQIGEVARLRCSPDYAYGPGGFPAWGIQPNSVLDFEIEVLSVQ; this is encoded by the exons ATGGGTGTGGAGAAGCAAGTCATCAGACCCGGCACTGGTGCCAAACCCGCTCCGGGCCAAACCGTCACCGTCCACTGCACCGGATTCG GGAAAGGTGGTGATCTATCCCAGCAGTTTTGGAG TACAAAGGACGCCGGGCAAAAACCTTTCTCCTTCCAGATCGGTAAAGGTGCTGTGATCAAAG GATGGGATGAAGGCGTTATGGGAATGCAAATTGGAGAGGTCGCTCGTTTGCGG TGCTCACCGGATTATGCATATGGTCCTGGTGGATTTCCGGCGTGGGGAATCCAGCCAAACTCGGTTCTCGACTTCGAAATCGAAGTACTCAGCGTTCAGTAA
- the LOC106335348 gene encoding beta carbonic anhydrase 5, chloroplastic-like isoform X3, protein MEISVFVGEDEIYMLLDPTAISPLYTSTGFTQLHFSTMAIVSSIMSTSVDLSSSGVCVFPNTSKIFGNNANQLPTYLRLSTSSRRHAKLRLAASISKVSLKLPREEKHQDHVASPEKGHDVFEEIKHRFMTFKKDKYMDNLERFQSLAKSQSPKFMVIACADSRVCPSEILGFQPGEAFTVRNIANIVPTYESGPSETKAALEFAVNSLQVENILVVGHSRCGGIRALMTMDDDETEEDIDSRSFIKNWVLIGKPAKSISKSAASELSFDQQCQHCEKESVNCSLRNLLSYPWIEERVKKGILTIHGGYYDFTECTFEKWTVDYKERSCGERKLAVKDRSIWN, encoded by the exons ATGGAGATCTCCGTCTTTGTTGGAGAAGATGAGATCTATATGTTGTTGGATCCGACAG CTATATCTCCCTTATACACCTCAACTGGTTTTACTCAGCTGCATTTCTCAACAATGGCAATCGTTTCCTCAATCATGTCCACTTCAGTGGATCTTTCTTCCTCAGGAGTCTGCGTTTTTCCCAATACATCGAAG ATCTTTGGTAACAATGCAAATCAGTTGCCGACCTATCTTAGACTTTCTACCTCGTCAAG AAGACATGCCAAGTTGAGACTAGCGGCTTCGATTTCAAAGGTGTCACTTAAGCTTCCGCGCGAAGAAAAACACCAGGATCATGTGGCTTCACCAGAGAAAGGGCACGACGTCTTTGAAGAAATCAAGCATCGGTTCATGACCTTTAAGAAAGACAAATACAT GGATAATTTGGAGAGGTTTCAGAGTCTAGCCAAGAGCCAATCCCCAAAG TTTATGGTGATAGCTTGTGCAGATTCAAGGGTTTGCCCTTCGGAAATATTGGGGTTCCAACCAGGAGAAGCATTTACCGTTCGTAACATTGCAAATATTGTACCCACTTACGAG AGTGGTCCATCCGAAACGAAGGCCGCACTGGAATTTGCTGTAAATTCTCTCCAA GTGGAGAACATTCTTGTGGTCGGGCATAGTCGATGTGGAGGCATCCGTGCATTAATGACCATGGATGATGATGAAACAGAAGAAGACATAGACTCAAG GAGCTTCATCAAAAACTGGGTCCTCATTGGGAAACCCGCAAAATCAATCTCAAAATCAGCTGCTTCAGAACTCAGCTTTGACCAACAGTGTCAGCATTGTGAAAAG GAATCAGTGAACTGTTCGCTGCGGAATCTATTGTCGTATCCATGGATAGAAGAGAGAGTGAAGAAGGGGATTTTAACAATCCATGGTGGTTACTATGACTTTACTGAGTGCACGTTCGAGAAATGGACGGTGGATTATAAGGAAAGGAGCTGTGGAGAGAGGAAACTCGCGGTTAAGGATCGGTCCATCTGGAATTGA